A genome region from Carya illinoinensis cultivar Pawnee chromosome 2, C.illinoinensisPawnee_v1, whole genome shotgun sequence includes the following:
- the LOC122301646 gene encoding uncharacterized protein LOC122301646 produces MATDPPSPVPSSYLLHPSDSPSLTLVNGLLTGDNFPKWQKAMTRALNAKNKLSFVDGTLTPPDPSSTAYPQWNQTKDMVLTWLLNSISPSIANSLEYHTDPRAVWVDLSSRFCHGNNARIYQLKRALSSLQQTTNSVHEYYNQIKQLWDELGHLQRNTDLKDLQKQVEDEQVFQFLLGLNDSFASLRTQILAMDPLPSISKVFSILFQEEQQRLLHIQTPPSESLALALPP; encoded by the coding sequence ATGGCCACCGATCCCCCTTCTCCCGTCCCTTCTTCCTACCTCCTTCACCCATCAGATTCTCCCAGCCTCACCCTCGTCAATGGTCTCCTCACTGGTGACAATTTTCCCAAATGGCAAAAAGCTATGACACGGGCActcaatgcaaaaaataaattaagcttTGTCGATGGCACCCTCACCCCTCCTGATCCCTCTTCAACCGCATACCCTCAATGGAACCAAACAAAAGACATGGTTCTTACCTGGCTCCTTAACTCCATCAGTCCATCCATTGCAAACTCCCTTGAATACCATACTGATCCTCGTGCTGTATGGGTCGATTTGTCTTCCCGATTCTGCCATGGCAACAACGCCCGAATCTATCAACTCAAACGAGCCCTCTCTTCCCTGCAACAAACAACCAACTCTGTCCATGAGTACTATAATCAAATTAAACAACTTTGGGATGAACTTGGTCATCTCCAACGTAATACCGACCTCAAAGACCTGCAAAAACAAGTTGAAGATGAGcaagtttttcaatttctcCTTGGCTTGAACGATTCCTTTGCCTCTCTCCGAACTCAAATCTTGGCTATGGATCCCCTTCCCTCTATTAGTAAAGTGTTCTCCATTCTTTTCCAAGAAGAACAACAGAGGTTGCTTCACATTCAAACCCCTCCATCCGAAAGCTTGGCCCTGGCTCTTCCTCCATAG